In Aminobacterium sp. MB27-C1, a single genomic region encodes these proteins:
- the gltS gene encoding sodium/glutamate symporter: MTWEFVDKILTLHLDGVWTTALAAILLMLGYGLRHKVRFFEVFCIPAPVIGGVLMSLIALVLHHQGGGAIKFNTALQSPMMIAFFTTVGIGGSFALLKKGGKALIVYLIFCWCLAVFQNGFGAGLAKLLGIHPALGIMAGAASLEGGHGAAAAFGPMAEELGVAGAKVVAIAAATYGLIAGGLLGGPLAKWLIDRHHVSIEASQEALYIQKTEKEKFDQFFSSFDFLKMLTLVLVIMVLGSFLSGKIKEWYNFSLPGYVGAMFVAVVFRNFNDHFSWVKIHDKAIELISDVSLGLFLTMAMMSLRIWELYDLAIPLIVILALQTIALLLIGAFLLFPLLGKDYDAAVMCAGFIGHGLGATPNAVANMGAVSERYQMMSHKAFLIVPLCGAVLIDLVGLPNIVWFINFLTK; this comes from the coding sequence ATGACGTGGGAATTTGTTGATAAGATCCTTACTCTTCACCTTGATGGCGTATGGACTACTGCTCTTGCAGCCATTTTGCTTATGTTGGGTTATGGTTTGCGTCATAAAGTTCGTTTTTTTGAAGTTTTTTGTATTCCTGCACCAGTTATAGGTGGCGTTCTTATGTCTTTAATTGCATTAGTTTTGCATCATCAAGGTGGTGGCGCTATTAAGTTTAATACAGCACTTCAGTCACCAATGATGATAGCGTTTTTTACCACAGTAGGAATTGGGGGTAGTTTTGCGCTCCTTAAAAAAGGAGGAAAAGCTCTCATTGTTTATTTAATTTTCTGTTGGTGTCTTGCAGTTTTCCAGAATGGTTTTGGTGCAGGTTTGGCAAAATTGCTTGGAATTCACCCAGCTCTTGGAATTATGGCAGGTGCTGCTTCTCTTGAAGGGGGACACGGAGCTGCTGCGGCTTTTGGGCCAATGGCAGAAGAGTTGGGCGTTGCTGGAGCAAAAGTGGTAGCTATTGCAGCGGCGACTTATGGTCTCATTGCTGGAGGCCTTCTTGGCGGACCTCTGGCGAAATGGCTTATTGATCGACATCATGTTTCTATTGAGGCAAGCCAGGAGGCTCTCTATATTCAAAAAACTGAAAAAGAAAAATTTGACCAATTTTTTTCTAGTTTCGACTTTTTGAAAATGCTTACACTTGTTCTTGTAATCATGGTTTTAGGGAGCTTCTTATCTGGCAAAATTAAGGAATGGTACAATTTCAGTCTCCCTGGTTATGTAGGAGCTATGTTTGTTGCAGTTGTATTCCGTAATTTTAATGACCATTTTTCTTGGGTCAAAATTCATGATAAAGCTATTGAACTTATCTCTGATGTCTCTCTTGGATTGTTTCTTACCATGGCTATGATGAGCCTTCGCATCTGGGAACTTTACGATCTTGCCATTCCTTTAATCGTAATTTTGGCTTTACAGACAATAGCCCTTTTGTTAATCGGAGCATTTCTTCTCTTCCCCTTGTTGGGCAAAGATTATGATGCTGCTGTCATGTGTGCCGGATTTATTGGTCATGGATTAGGAGCTACCCCCAATGCAGTGGCCAATATGGGGGCTGTATCTGAACGATATCAAATGATGTCTCATAAAGCTTTTCTTATTGTTCCTCTTTGTGGAGCGGTATTGATTGATCTCGTTGGATTGCCCAATATAGTTTGGTTCATTAACTTTTTGACAAAATAA
- the ftcD gene encoding glutamate formimidoyltransferase translates to MTKKLVECVPNFSEGRRKDVIEAIVDAARKVSGVKVLNYSSDADHNRTVLTFVGNPESAKEAAFSCCAKAAELIDMEKHHGEHPRIGATDVIPFIPVADVTMEECVDLAHSLGKEIADKLNIPVYFYEEASKRSDLRSLPQIRKGQYEGLKELIKTPERTPDAGPHTMHPTAGATAVGARPFLIAFNINLSTGDLSIAKKIAQTIREAKGGYKYCRAMGVMLEERGIAQVSINMTNFEGTPLHRVFETVKSEATRYGVNIVGSEIIGLTPMQALLDVAEFYLRLEDFSRKQVLEANLD, encoded by the coding sequence ATGACGAAAAAACTCGTAGAATGTGTTCCAAATTTTAGTGAAGGCAGACGAAAAGACGTTATTGAAGCCATAGTCGATGCTGCCAGAAAAGTGTCTGGAGTTAAAGTTCTCAATTATTCTTCCGATGCTGATCATAATAGAACGGTACTAACGTTTGTGGGAAATCCAGAATCTGCCAAAGAGGCAGCCTTTTCCTGCTGTGCTAAGGCGGCAGAATTGATTGATATGGAAAAACATCATGGAGAACATCCTCGTATCGGTGCGACCGATGTAATTCCATTTATACCTGTTGCGGATGTAACAATGGAAGAGTGTGTTGATCTCGCACATTCTTTGGGAAAAGAAATAGCGGATAAATTGAATATCCCCGTCTACTTTTATGAAGAGGCTTCAAAACGTTCTGATCTCAGGTCTTTGCCTCAGATTAGAAAAGGACAATATGAGGGGTTGAAAGAGCTTATAAAAACGCCTGAACGTACTCCCGATGCGGGACCACATACTATGCACCCAACTGCAGGAGCGACAGCTGTCGGTGCCCGTCCTTTCCTCATCGCATTCAATATCAATCTCTCTACAGGTGATTTGTCCATTGCTAAGAAGATTGCCCAGACGATTAGAGAGGCTAAGGGCGGATACAAATATTGTCGTGCTATGGGGGTAATGTTAGAGGAGCGAGGAATAGCTCAAGTTTCTATAAATATGACAAATTTTGAAGGAACCCCGCTACATCGAGTTTTTGAGACGGTGAAATCTGAAGCCACTCGATATGGAGTAAATATTGTAGGAAGCGAAATAATCGGTTTAACTCCCATGCAGGCATTGCTTGATGTTGCTGAATTTTATCTCAGACTGGAAGACTTTAGTCGGAAACAAGTTCTTGAAGCAAATCTCGATTAA